A single region of the Chitinophaga niabensis genome encodes:
- a CDS encoding T9SS type A sorting domain-containing protein, with protein MKKSTLKGFLAGLLLPFLLAVSHSTQAQLISMENGRLVYKKYANQGQTDTVNQIPDFSNAGYRGGGVRIPVWSVSDSISPVEGDNRAHIQAAIDRVSALPLQANGHRGVLLLKAGVYPVEGSIFIKASGVVLRGAGNGVNGTVIIATQKTQHDLIKVQGAGSGYGEVSGSKFRITSSYVPTGSKTFDVAANHTFHAGDKVVVQKTPNDLWIDTLDMRQYGWTASGYKTTYERTITAVSGSTITIDIPIVDPIETTLGGGEVYRSNITGRISECGLEQMRIESYFQNDEDESHGWYAIVFTRTENSWIKHVTGKYFGNGLVSLSNMSRFNTVEDCAMIDPKSITTGGRKYSFNLDGNATSNLYQRCITWGGRHDLVSGSKVPGPNVFLDCSSENTKADIGPHHRWSTGQLYDNIYGGQIRVQNRGASGTGHGWSGAQTLFWNAYSYTSDILVSSPFGARNWGIGNIGKKQSGNGYWESWGTHVIPRSLYLQQLQERLGDSAVANIAIPKQLLAPLWDSLRARGQSILAEPQVRYGADTVIASLDLTDNGGVITGQYPNTSKPTENFTSLIDNNTSTKYYISGRKALWVQYASTQPGIVTRYTLTSGNDVPERDPRNWNLVGSNDGVTWALIDSQINQSFATRKLTRTFSVDSNTIAYRYYRLNVTANNGHTGTQFSEWELFERRHQSVSFNEVPDITYGDEPLELFGAVSTSGLPVTLEVISGPGTLTDSALHFTGAGTIVIRATQAGSTDYFPATAEISINVAKASQELSFEAVPEKTFGDSAFVLHASSDAGLPVRFELVSGPGVLADSLVTITGAGTIIVRAIQAGNENYDPAAAEQTIIVHKAQQTIDFGAIAAKVKGQTVNLTATASSGLPVGFSIVSGNGNLNGNMLKLNYEGLITIQADQAGNDNYEAAAPVPQQILVLGLGTLIPEIRATVYPNPTSGQFKVKLENAPARPHTFMVVDYRGNVVLSTVATPNDAKYFEVSLNISSSIDGIYYLHVLEGTRNALRVIVKY; from the coding sequence ATGAAAAAATCTACACTCAAAGGATTTTTGGCCGGGCTTCTCTTGCCCTTTTTGCTCGCTGTTAGCCACAGCACACAGGCACAATTAATTTCCATGGAAAATGGAAGGTTGGTCTATAAAAAATATGCCAACCAGGGACAGACCGATACGGTCAACCAGATACCTGACTTTTCAAATGCAGGGTATCGCGGTGGCGGGGTCCGCATTCCGGTATGGAGTGTTTCAGACAGTATCTCCCCTGTTGAAGGAGATAATCGCGCACATATCCAGGCAGCGATCGACAGGGTATCTGCATTGCCTTTACAAGCTAACGGGCATCGCGGAGTGTTGTTACTGAAGGCCGGGGTATATCCTGTGGAAGGCTCCATTTTCATTAAGGCCAGCGGGGTTGTTCTGCGGGGAGCAGGAAACGGGGTAAACGGAACGGTGATCATTGCCACACAGAAAACACAGCATGACCTCATCAAAGTACAGGGTGCCGGTAGTGGGTATGGAGAAGTGAGCGGCAGCAAATTCCGCATTACTTCTTCCTATGTGCCTACCGGTAGTAAAACTTTTGATGTGGCTGCCAATCACACTTTCCATGCAGGTGATAAAGTAGTGGTACAGAAAACGCCCAACGATCTCTGGATCGATACACTGGATATGCGCCAGTATGGATGGACGGCTTCAGGGTATAAAACTACTTATGAGCGAACCATTACTGCGGTTAGCGGATCTACCATCACCATTGACATTCCTATCGTAGATCCCATTGAAACTACCCTGGGTGGTGGTGAGGTTTATCGTTCCAATATTACAGGCAGGATCAGTGAATGTGGCCTGGAGCAAATGCGGATAGAGTCTTATTTTCAGAATGATGAAGATGAAAGCCATGGCTGGTATGCAATTGTTTTTACCCGTACGGAAAACAGCTGGATCAAACATGTGACCGGCAAGTACTTTGGCAATGGGTTGGTGAGCCTTAGTAATATGAGCCGTTTTAATACGGTGGAAGATTGTGCAATGATTGATCCAAAATCCATTACTACCGGCGGAAGGAAATATTCCTTTAACCTGGATGGCAATGCTACCAGTAACTTATACCAACGTTGCATTACCTGGGGAGGACGTCACGACCTGGTGAGCGGTTCCAAAGTTCCCGGGCCGAATGTATTCCTGGATTGCAGTTCTGAAAATACAAAGGCTGATATAGGGCCGCATCACAGATGGTCTACCGGGCAGTTGTATGATAATATCTATGGCGGACAGATCAGGGTGCAGAACCGCGGTGCATCAGGAACAGGGCATGGATGGTCTGGCGCACAGACCTTGTTCTGGAATGCTTATTCCTACACGAGCGATATTCTCGTGTCCAGTCCTTTTGGTGCGAGGAACTGGGGCATCGGTAACATCGGTAAAAAGCAAAGTGGCAATGGGTATTGGGAAAGCTGGGGCACACATGTAATACCCAGAAGTCTTTACCTGCAACAGTTACAGGAGCGTCTTGGAGATTCTGCGGTGGCCAATATTGCCATTCCCAAACAGCTGCTTGCACCGCTGTGGGATTCATTGCGCGCACGCGGACAAAGTATCCTTGCGGAACCTCAGGTGCGGTATGGTGCAGATACAGTTATTGCTTCTCTTGACCTCACTGACAATGGTGGTGTTATTACAGGGCAATATCCCAATACTTCCAAACCTACTGAGAATTTTACCAGTCTGATAGATAACAATACCAGTACCAAATATTATATCAGCGGAAGGAAAGCATTGTGGGTGCAATATGCTTCTACGCAGCCGGGGATTGTTACGCGTTATACTTTAACATCAGGCAATGATGTTCCGGAGCGTGATCCCAGGAACTGGAACCTTGTTGGTTCTAACGACGGCGTAACCTGGGCATTGATCGATAGCCAGATCAATCAAAGCTTTGCTACGAGAAAGCTGACGAGAACATTTTCTGTTGATAGTAATACTATCGCTTATCGTTATTATAGATTGAATGTTACAGCCAATAATGGGCATACGGGTACGCAGTTTTCAGAGTGGGAATTGTTTGAGCGCCGTCACCAATCTGTATCTTTTAATGAAGTGCCGGACATCACTTATGGCGATGAACCATTGGAACTTTTTGGGGCAGTAAGTACATCTGGGTTGCCGGTTACTTTAGAAGTGATCTCCGGGCCGGGTACATTAACAGATTCTGCTTTGCATTTTACAGGTGCAGGAACGATTGTGATCAGGGCTACACAGGCGGGGTCAACAGATTATTTCCCGGCTACAGCGGAGATCTCTATAAACGTTGCTAAAGCTTCACAGGAGCTCAGTTTTGAGGCGGTGCCTGAGAAGACTTTCGGGGATAGCGCTTTTGTGTTGCATGCCAGCTCTGATGCCGGTTTACCGGTAAGGTTCGAGTTAGTCAGCGGGCCGGGTGTATTGGCAGATTCACTGGTAACGATCACCGGAGCAGGGACCATCATTGTAAGAGCAATACAGGCCGGGAATGAGAATTATGATCCGGCTGCTGCTGAGCAAACTATTATAGTGCATAAAGCACAACAGACAATTGACTTCGGCGCTATTGCTGCAAAAGTAAAAGGGCAAACGGTGAACCTTACTGCCACGGCTTCTTCCGGTTTACCGGTTGGGTTCTCTATTGTATCAGGAAATGGGAACCTCAATGGCAATATGTTAAAGTTAAACTATGAAGGTTTGATCACCATCCAGGCTGATCAGGCAGGTAATGATAACTATGAGGCCGCCGCCCCTGTTCCACAACAAATACTTGTATTAGGGCTTGGCACCTTGATCCCGGAGATCAGGGCAACAGTGTACCCGAACCCCACATCAGGGCAGTTCAAAGTAAAACTGGAAAATGCACCGGCACGGCCGCATACTTTTATGGTGGTTGACTATCGCGGAAATGTTGTATTGTCTACTGTAGCTACGCCGAATGATGCTAAATATTTCGAAGTAAGCCTCAATATCAGTTCTTCAATAGATGGCATTTATTATCTGCATGTATTGGAAGGAACACGTAATGCATTGCGGGTGATTGTGAAGTATTAA
- a CDS encoding RagB/SusD family nutrient uptake outer membrane protein has translation MKFLYTAALTVLLFSSCDKYLDVKPKGKLIPSTVADFDHLLDNVNIVQFTFLDNNTGCMLAYLTDNVELSEGLGKISYLANNHPNLDRYYAYIFRQPFKNPNTSDYFWDWGTYRAAAYFNNVIEGVRASITADTETYGKEVIAQALVGRAWAYFNTTLVYGPVYQPGGKNETKTIPYVTGIDAAGKAPDLSTQAETFTRVLQDLYDALPNVPLKTNYPSRPNKTAAYALLANIHLFTQKYDSVAYYANLAWTAAIAGGEDKVLYDYNTFSWKDPANLINSGINAGDNFFTQPNSKEILLFRSADAGTGRTGSAYPSAELIALHDQQNDLRYTYFYLPAPGYKATFNGVTYDDGTRVQNFRGSKSQITSGITYPEVLLLRAEGYARTNKPAQAIADLNTLRRYRYKTGTPQLSDAGLSADQVIQAVLDERRRELPIGSIKRFLDLKRFSLEAGKPWSKTKIVHKIGTESFEGTVNSGTFILPISNVILKFNPNWGIPLDTRPF, from the coding sequence ATGAAATTCTTATATACTGCTGCTTTAACTGTACTGTTATTCAGCTCCTGTGACAAGTACCTGGATGTAAAACCAAAGGGGAAACTGATCCCTTCTACGGTTGCGGACTTTGATCACCTGCTGGACAATGTGAATATTGTTCAATTTACTTTCCTCGATAATAATACCGGCTGTATGCTGGCCTACCTTACAGATAATGTGGAACTTTCCGAAGGCCTGGGCAAGATCAGTTACCTCGCTAATAACCATCCTAACCTGGACCGTTATTACGCATACATTTTCCGCCAACCCTTCAAGAATCCCAACACCTCTGATTATTTCTGGGATTGGGGTACTTACCGCGCCGCGGCTTATTTCAACAATGTAATAGAAGGTGTTCGTGCTTCTATTACAGCAGATACAGAAACATATGGCAAGGAAGTGATTGCACAGGCATTGGTAGGAAGAGCATGGGCTTATTTCAATACTACTTTGGTATATGGCCCGGTTTATCAGCCGGGAGGTAAAAATGAGACCAAGACCATTCCTTATGTAACTGGTATTGACGCAGCAGGGAAAGCACCAGACCTTTCCACACAGGCTGAAACATTTACCCGTGTATTGCAGGACCTCTATGATGCATTACCCAACGTTCCGTTGAAAACCAATTATCCATCGCGCCCTAATAAAACTGCGGCTTATGCATTACTGGCCAATATCCATTTGTTCACACAGAAATACGACAGTGTTGCCTACTATGCCAATCTTGCCTGGACGGCTGCTATTGCAGGCGGAGAAGATAAAGTGTTGTATGATTACAATACTTTTTCCTGGAAAGACCCTGCCAACCTGATCAACAGCGGCATCAACGCAGGCGACAATTTCTTCACACAACCCAATAGCAAAGAGATCCTGCTTTTCAGAAGTGCAGATGCAGGTACAGGCAGAACAGGCAGTGCTTATCCTTCTGCGGAACTGATTGCATTACATGATCAGCAGAACGATCTTCGTTATACTTATTTCTATCTCCCTGCGCCTGGCTATAAAGCTACCTTCAATGGGGTGACCTATGATGATGGTACGCGCGTGCAGAATTTCCGCGGTTCTAAAAGCCAGATCACATCCGGGATCACTTACCCTGAAGTATTGCTGCTGCGTGCTGAAGGATATGCACGTACAAATAAACCAGCACAGGCCATTGCTGATCTGAACACCCTGCGCAGGTATCGTTACAAAACTGGTACGCCTCAGTTGTCTGACGCAGGTTTAAGTGCTGACCAGGTGATACAGGCAGTACTGGATGAGAGAAGACGTGAACTGCCAATAGGTTCCATTAAACGTTTCCTCGATCTGAAGAGGTTTTCGCTCGAGGCAGGCAAACCATGGAGCAAAACAAAGATCGTACATAAAATAGGGACTGAAAGTTTTGAAGGAACGGTGAACTCCGGCACTTTCATTTTACCTATCTCTAATGTTATCCTGAAATTCAATCCCAACTGGGGTATTCCTTTGGACACCAGGCCTTTCTAA
- a CDS encoding redoxin domain-containing protein, whose amino-acid sequence MKTTSFLPALLLLPVLASAQQEFTLKGKIGELNTPAKIYLQYSVDGTQKLDSSALTNGSFSFKGDVANPVKGYIRVNYNPAIPKGYTQYDLLSVYLEKGTIIVNSKDSLQHAVVKGPQLNKDNQQLEADLKSVNTKQRALTDNYYSQSTEKRKDSVAAAAFKTSYEELGDERKKVLRTFIDKHPKSLVALDALRSWAGYAFDPEQAEAVFNTLDASVRNSVDGVKYLERIQRVKATQIGQIAPDFIQNDTTGNPVKLTSFRGKYLLIDFWASWCGPCRAENPAVVKAYHEYKDKNFTILGVSLDQPGAKDKWLKAIADDKLAWTQVSDLAFWKNAVAQQYAINAIPQNFLLDPSGKIIAKNLRGEELSKKLAEVIH is encoded by the coding sequence ATGAAAACGACATCTTTTCTACCGGCACTGCTATTGCTCCCGGTGCTGGCGAGCGCACAACAGGAATTTACCCTTAAAGGAAAAATCGGGGAACTGAACACACCAGCCAAGATCTATCTTCAGTATTCAGTGGACGGTACACAAAAACTGGATTCCTCTGCTCTTACCAATGGTTCTTTTAGCTTCAAAGGCGATGTTGCCAACCCCGTGAAAGGATATATCAGGGTCAATTATAATCCTGCTATCCCTAAGGGTTACACTCAGTACGACCTTCTTTCTGTTTACCTGGAAAAAGGTACTATCATCGTAAACAGTAAAGATTCATTGCAACATGCTGTCGTAAAAGGGCCGCAGTTGAATAAAGACAACCAGCAACTGGAGGCTGATCTTAAATCTGTGAATACAAAGCAGCGAGCCCTTACGGACAACTATTATTCCCAATCGACGGAAAAAAGGAAAGATTCTGTAGCAGCTGCCGCTTTTAAAACTTCCTATGAAGAGCTGGGAGATGAAAGGAAAAAAGTATTACGCACCTTTATTGACAAACATCCCAAATCCCTTGTAGCGCTGGACGCACTACGGTCATGGGCAGGTTATGCATTTGATCCTGAACAGGCAGAGGCTGTATTTAATACACTGGATGCCAGTGTAAGAAACAGTGTGGATGGGGTGAAATACCTGGAAAGGATCCAAAGAGTGAAAGCCACACAGATCGGGCAGATAGCACCGGACTTTATACAAAATGATACGACTGGTAACCCTGTGAAGCTTACTTCTTTCAGAGGTAAATATCTGCTGATTGATTTCTGGGCATCCTGGTGCGGTCCATGCCGTGCGGAGAATCCTGCGGTTGTGAAAGCGTATCATGAATATAAGGATAAAAACTTCACCATCCTGGGTGTATCATTAGACCAGCCAGGCGCTAAAGACAAATGGCTGAAAGCTATTGCAGATGATAAACTGGCCTGGACACAGGTGTCAGACCTGGCCTTCTGGAAGAATGCCGTAGCACAGCAATATGCGATCAATGCCATTCCCCAGAACTTCCTGCTGGACCCTTCAGGAAAGATCATTGCTAAAAACCTCAGAGGCGAAGAGTTGAGCAAAAAGCTCGCGGAAGTTATTCACTAA
- a CDS encoding SusC/RagA family TonB-linked outer membrane protein, protein MPRSTRQPVAIFSRRSIPLLLSFFFLSICTLSANDSTRINIRGQVIDSNGALISGASILIQGSKQATTTDDKGQFKLNNVPSDAVLAISSIGFKPLQQAVQHQTFFFITLQAAVRNIQDVTVVSTGYQTISRERATGSYSVVNPVRLEGKLKPDLKTNLEGQAAGVVLTKEGAIEIRGVSTFVANKEPLIVVDGFQITGGLESINQDNIETLTILKDAVAASIYGSKSSNGVIVITTKKGRAGSLQIGYKGSYGTVLKPKLSYLHRANSADYIDAEIELYNQNANSLLTTYNNYGATSRVNYLLIAKSQGWITAKAADDEIAQLKTNDGIGQIEKYIFRNQQVQQHNISLNAGTETSRLNAAIKFIGNQNNTIQNEDSRLIVDISNDWKPNKYVSFSLFSNVNYSRTAAPVRSWKEFVSYTSTSLLQPYDLIVNPATGQPQAVDAVNGKKIDRYKAIPGLKSLEYNPILDLAEETDKSQNLQLRFGGNISVNILPGLTGDAGGSWTRGNTVSRQTYSKNAFRVRSAFNDATSVTNTAKHYIPEGGFLNEARNINESYTFRAQLNYNKVLFSKHRISVIGGYEISKDTYENNAYPTRFGHDDQAGIFSTFNYTDYNAGAYNSDMLFSGGRPSASIGSFGFRDNRFVSWYANGSYEYNNRFIVSGSIRLDQTNFFGTDPKYRYKPLWSVGGTYKLSNERFFDVSWIDKLYLRGSYGFNGNISLTSGPFLIISPGSYSALTGDISYGISSPPNNSLRWEKTKITNIGTDIALLNNRVNLTIDYYLKNSVDLLASDAIDPSLGFTSLTKNVGRVRNNGIELGIDADVIRTKDFSWNVFANYSFNQNKVLTYNINYQYTSTATNGAIKREGYPLDAIFAYRFAGLDNNGIAQFYTEKGTKVVGGSVAVNDLVYGGTLRPKHVINVTNSFRYKDLDLSFMIIAKLGHVLRKDVFSGSNYINRYVANRWRKPGDEKTTIYPLLSSWNMDMFYYPYSDTFLESANYLKLRDVTLSYQLNRSLVKRAGLGSVKLYLQGRNLITVVANSQGLDPEISEINTTGGTGAFTEQGFTSLPLRPELYAGLSFTF, encoded by the coding sequence ATGCCGAGATCTACACGCCAGCCCGTCGCGATATTTTCGCGGCGGAGCATCCCGCTACTCCTTTCATTTTTCTTCCTGTCCATCTGCACACTCAGTGCCAACGACTCTACCAGGATCAATATCCGGGGGCAGGTGATCGATTCAAACGGGGCACTTATCAGCGGGGCCTCCATTCTCATCCAGGGTTCCAAACAGGCCACTACTACAGACGATAAGGGTCAATTCAAACTCAACAATGTGCCCTCCGATGCTGTACTTGCTATTTCCAGCATTGGGTTCAAACCCTTACAGCAAGCGGTTCAACATCAGACCTTTTTCTTTATCACTTTACAGGCCGCTGTGCGCAATATCCAGGACGTAACTGTGGTGAGCACCGGCTACCAGACCATTTCACGGGAACGTGCTACAGGCTCCTATTCTGTGGTGAACCCGGTGCGCCTGGAAGGCAAACTAAAACCTGATCTTAAAACCAACCTGGAAGGACAGGCTGCCGGCGTAGTACTCACCAAAGAAGGTGCCATTGAAATAAGAGGTGTTTCTACTTTTGTAGCCAATAAAGAACCATTGATAGTTGTGGATGGATTCCAGATCACTGGCGGCCTGGAAAGCATCAACCAGGATAATATCGAAACATTAACGATCTTAAAAGATGCGGTAGCTGCATCAATCTATGGATCCAAATCGTCCAATGGCGTGATTGTGATCACTACTAAAAAAGGCCGAGCCGGCTCTTTGCAGATCGGCTATAAGGGATCTTACGGCACAGTATTGAAACCTAAACTGTCTTATTTGCACAGAGCAAATTCTGCTGATTATATTGATGCGGAAATTGAACTGTACAATCAGAATGCCAACAGCCTGCTCACTACTTATAATAACTACGGCGCCACTTCCCGTGTGAATTACCTGCTGATCGCTAAATCGCAGGGATGGATCACGGCAAAAGCTGCCGATGATGAGATCGCGCAGTTGAAAACGAATGATGGAATAGGGCAGATAGAAAAATATATCTTCAGGAACCAGCAGGTACAGCAACATAACATTTCGCTGAATGCCGGAACGGAAACCAGCAGATTAAATGCTGCCATCAAATTTATTGGTAATCAGAACAACACCATACAAAATGAAGATTCACGGTTGATCGTGGATATCAGCAATGACTGGAAACCTAATAAATATGTTTCCTTCAGCCTGTTCTCCAATGTGAATTATTCCAGAACTGCGGCACCTGTGCGTTCATGGAAAGAATTTGTGAGCTATACTTCCACTTCTCTCCTGCAACCATATGATCTTATTGTAAACCCTGCCACCGGTCAGCCCCAGGCAGTAGATGCAGTGAATGGTAAAAAGATAGACCGCTATAAAGCCATTCCCGGCCTGAAATCCCTTGAGTATAATCCCATCCTCGACCTGGCTGAAGAAACGGATAAATCACAAAACCTGCAATTACGTTTTGGCGGTAATATCAGCGTGAACATATTACCTGGCCTCACGGGAGATGCAGGTGGTTCATGGACAAGGGGAAATACCGTAAGCAGGCAAACCTATTCAAAGAATGCATTCCGTGTAAGGTCTGCTTTCAACGATGCCACTTCTGTTACCAATACAGCTAAACATTACATCCCGGAAGGAGGATTTTTGAATGAGGCACGTAACATCAATGAAAGTTATACTTTCAGGGCACAGCTGAACTACAACAAAGTATTATTCAGCAAACACCGCATCTCTGTGATCGGCGGTTATGAGATAAGTAAAGATACCTATGAGAATAATGCTTATCCTACCCGCTTCGGGCACGATGACCAGGCTGGTATATTCAGTACTTTTAATTATACGGATTACAATGCGGGTGCCTATAACAGTGATATGCTGTTTTCCGGCGGAAGGCCATCTGCCAGTATCGGTAGTTTCGGCTTCAGGGATAACCGTTTTGTATCCTGGTATGCCAATGGTTCCTATGAATATAATAACCGGTTCATTGTAAGCGGTAGTATCCGGCTGGACCAGACCAACTTTTTCGGCACTGATCCTAAATACCGCTACAAACCTTTATGGTCTGTGGGTGGTACCTATAAACTTTCCAATGAAAGGTTCTTTGATGTTTCCTGGATCGATAAATTATACCTGAGAGGCTCTTATGGTTTTAATGGAAATATCTCTCTTACTTCAGGCCCTTTCCTGATCATTTCCCCGGGTTCTTATTCTGCTTTAACAGGCGATATCTCTTATGGTATTTCCTCCCCTCCTAACAATTCCCTGCGTTGGGAGAAAACAAAGATCACCAATATCGGTACAGACATTGCCTTGTTGAATAACCGGGTGAACCTTACCATAGACTATTATCTCAAGAACAGCGTGGACCTGTTAGCCAGTGACGCCATCGATCCTTCTTTAGGATTTACTTCCCTCACCAAAAATGTGGGCCGTGTAAGAAATAACGGGATTGAATTAGGTATAGATGCAGATGTGATCCGTACGAAGGATTTCTCCTGGAACGTATTTGCCAATTACAGCTTTAATCAGAATAAAGTACTTACCTACAATATCAACTATCAATATACCAGCACAGCTACCAATGGCGCTATCAAAAGAGAAGGTTATCCGCTGGATGCCATTTTTGCCTATCGTTTTGCAGGTTTGGACAATAACGGTATAGCGCAGTTCTATACAGAAAAGGGAACAAAAGTAGTAGGTGGAAGTGTAGCCGTGAATGATCTTGTATATGGTGGTACGCTGCGACCCAAACATGTGATCAATGTTACCAATTCTTTCCGCTATAAAGATCTTGACCTGTCTTTTATGATCATTGCAAAATTGGGTCATGTGCTAAGGAAGGATGTATTCTCCGGCTCCAATTACATCAACCGGTATGTAGCCAACAGATGGCGTAAACCAGGAGATGAAAAGACAACCATTTATCCGCTGTTAAGTTCCTGGAACATGGATATGTTCTATTATCCCTATTCCGATACCTTCCTTGAAAGTGCCAATTACCTGAAGTTAAGGGATGTTACATTATCCTATCAGCTGAACAGGAGTTTAGTGAAACGGGCAGGACTCGGCTCTGTGAAACTTTACCTTCAGGGCAGGAACCTCATCACGGTGGTAGCTAACAGCCAGGGGCTTGATCCGGAAATATCTGAGATCAATACTACAGGTGGTACAGGCGCTTTCACAGAACAGGGATTTACTTCCCTCCCATTAAGGCCTGAACTGTATGCCGGTTTATCATTTACTTTCTAA